The sequence GTATTGCTATCGTTGTCCGTTCAACAAGGCGAAGCCGGAGCGGGCGGATGCGCGGACATATCGGAAGTGCAATTGGGAGTGCACGAAGCAGGCGGAGAAGGTTTTTTCAGCGCAGAAGAAAAAGGGCAATGCATATGCGGGGTTTGCGTTTGAACCTTTGATGCAAGGGGCGGCGGGGATGATCGCGCAGCCTTCGGGATGGTTGAAAACGGTGACGGATATCGCGAAGGGGCATGGGGCATTGCTCATCGCGGATGAGGTGATGACGGGGTTTGGACGCACGGGGATCAGTTGCCGCGTGCATCGGGAGGCAATCATCCGGGCGGAGAAGCGGCCGGTGAGCAAGACGCTCTTCGCGTGTCAGCGACCTGAGGTGGAGCCGGACTTTCTGTGTCTCGCGAAAGGGCTGACGGGTGGTTATCTGCCGATGGCGGCGACGTTGACGACGCAAAAGGTGTTCGATGCTTTCTTGGGTGAATATCACGAGTTCAAGACGTTTTTTCATGGGCATAGCTATACGGGGAATCAGTTGGGTGCGGCGGCTGGATTGGCGAGCTTGGATCTGTTGGAGACGGAGAAATCTTTGCGTGAGCGGGCGGTCTTGCAACAGACGATGCATGAGGAGTTGAAGGCGTTGTGGGCATCGCCGTATGTGGGGGATGTGCGGCAGGTGGGGTTGGTGGCGGGGATTGAGTTGGTGAAGGATTGGCGCACGCGGAAGCCGTTTGAGTTGAAAGAGCAGGCTGGGATACGGGTGTGTCAGGCGATGGCGAAGCGGGGGGTGTTGACGCGGCCGATCGGGAGTGTGATCGCGTTGATGCCGCCGTATTGCATGAAGCCAGCGCAGGTGAAGCGGATGGTGGCGGTGTTGCGCGAGGCGATCGAAGAAACTTTTCCGAAAGCGAACGGGTCATGAGCGAGCCGAAGAAGAAAGCGAAGAAAACATCGTGGACGATGGCGGAGTGGCAGAAGCGATGTGCGTGGTGCACGAAGATCATCAAGGCCAATGATCCGGTATTCGGCATCAGCATCAGTTTGCGTGCGGAGGCGTTCAAGGAATTCACGCCGGGGAGCGTGCAACCGTTGCTGCTATTTTCTGCGGGCAAGACTGTGGCGATGATGGTGGTGACGGAGGATTCTCCAGCGAAGAAGGCGGGGAAGGATGCGATGTTTCAGCTTTGCTCGGAGGAGTGTGCGCAGAAGTTGCAGGTGGCGTTGCAGCAGGAATTGGGATGATTTTCGGGCGTTTTGCACGTTTTGCTTGCGGTGACTTTTTTGAAAGTCCATAACGGCGGTTACGGTGGCAACTGTGTGCAGGTTCCTGTTCACTGCAAACAAGGTTGCCGCCAAAAACCTGTTGTTATTTGCATGATCCAAGCAAGCAGCTCGCCCATCGGAGATGAGGGACTCTCTCACGAGACATTAAGAGCTTCATCGCCGGTAGAGGATTATCTGACCCGATTGCAGCAGTCCTTCGCAGAGGTACGGAGCGGAGCGGTGGCGACATATATCCCTGAACTGGCTAAAGCGAATCCTGAGTGGTTCGGCATCTGCGTCGTCACCGCAGGCGGAAATGTCTATGAGGTGGGAGACAGCGGTCAGCATTTTACCATCCAATCCATCTCCAAGCCGTTTGTGTATGGGATGGCCTTGGAGGACAACACCCGAGCGGTAGTGATGTCAAAGGTGGGAGTCGAGCCTACGGGTGATGTGTTCAATGCGATCAGCCTGGAGCAGGGAACGGGCAGACCGCGTAATCCGATGATCAATGCGGGGGCGATTGCCACGGCTGGTCTGATCGCGGGCAAGACGCAGCAAATACGATTTCAGCGGATCTTGCAGACATTTTCTGCGCTGGCTGGGCGGGAATTGTCATTGGACGAAGAGGTTTACCGTTCGGAAAGCGAGACGGGACATAGAAACCGGGCGATCGGTCATATGCTGAGAAACTTTGACATTCTCACTGAGGCACCAGAGCCCGTTGTGGATTTATATTTCAAGCAATGCTCGATCTCGGTGACATGCCGTGATCTGGCTATGATGGCAGCGACGCTGGCGAATCGCGGAGTGAATCCCGTGACCGG is a genomic window of Verrucomicrobiia bacterium containing:
- a CDS encoding aspartate aminotransferase family protein, yielding MSTPAKLDQQYVWHPFTQMRDWLRMEPIVIASGKGAVLRDTKGREYLDGNASIWTNLHGHAHPKINEAIKKQLGKIAHSSALGLANQPASFLAERLVKAANTGVNGASKHFAKVFYSDDGSTALEVALKLAYEFTRRSGKSKQPKFISLEGAYHGDTVGAVSLGHIDLFHKAYKGLLFSADKLKAPYCYRCPFNKAKPERADARTYRKCNWECTKQAEKVFSAQKKKGNAYAGFAFEPLMQGAAGMIAQPSGWLKTVTDIAKGHGALLIADEVMTGFGRTGISCRVHREAIIRAEKRPVSKTLFACQRPEVEPDFLCLAKGLTGGYLPMAATLTTQKVFDAFLGEYHEFKTFFHGHSYTGNQLGAAAGLASLDLLETEKSLRERAVLQQTMHEELKALWASPYVGDVRQVGLVAGIELVKDWRTRKPFELKEQAGIRVCQAMAKRGVLTRPIGSVIALMPPYCMKPAQVKRMVAVLREAIEETFPKANGS